One region of Trichosurus vulpecula isolate mTriVul1 chromosome 1, mTriVul1.pri, whole genome shotgun sequence genomic DNA includes:
- the XKR9 gene encoding XK-related protein 9 isoform X2, translating into MLRLFEVYLEASLQLMIQLYVLMESGRAGFSQVPAIVISCCAISWSTVDYHIALRKSLPDKKLLSGVCPKVMYLLYKLLTFISWILSVSLFTKLNVNLGLILLLIFWLSGITWACIQQTTFCTSKCMEILYRVVVGFILIFTFFNVKGENTKFPMSAYYTMRVLVTSGILAVFWFCRPPPEHQTFFRAITIITVVALLLGILCLIVYYTSFHPNRSKEKKTFDELDGRTPPRACRIRHFLMQ; encoded by the exons ATGCTCAGGCTATTTGAAGTATACCTGGAGGCCTCCCTACAGCTCATGATTCAGCTCTATGTCCTGATGGAATCTGGTCGAGCCGGCTTCAGTCAGG ttcctGCTATTGTGATCTCTTGCTGTGCTATTTCCTGGTCCACCGTTGATTATCACATCGCCCTAAGAAAATCTTTACCCGATAAAAAACTTCTCAGTGGAGTATGTCCCAAAGTAATGTACCTCTTATATAAGCTATTAACGTTTATATCTTGGATACTCAGTGTCTCTCTTTTTACCAAGCTAAATGTTAATCTGGGCTTAATTCTGCTCCTTATCTTTTGGTTGTCAGGCATAACATGGGCTTGTATACAGCAGACTACATTTTGTACCTCCAAATGTATGGAAATTTTATACAGAGTAGTTGTTGGATTCATtctgatttttactttttttaacgttaagggagaaaatacaaaattccCTATGTCTGCTTATTATACTATGAGGGTACTGGTCACGTCGGGGATCTTGGCTGTGTTTTGGTTCTGCAGACCACCCCCTGAACATCAAACCTTCTTCAgagctatcaccatcatcacagtTGTGGCTCTTCTGCTTGGAATTCTTTGTCTTATTGTTTATTACACTTCATTTCACCCCAatagaagtaaagaaaagaaaacatttgatgAGTTAGATGGAAGGACCCCACCACGAGCCTGTAGAATAAGACATTTCCTAATGCAGTAA